In the Quercus lobata isolate SW786 chromosome 5, ValleyOak3.0 Primary Assembly, whole genome shotgun sequence genome, one interval contains:
- the LOC115991446 gene encoding uncharacterized protein LOC115991446 produces MGAPKALKSQAIADLLAQFPREEEFLLDNEVPGEVAMAEEVREQWVMKFDGSSTTQSEGVGVILYHEEDKAVALPFKLEFPCSNNMAEYEAYLTGLATALEMGVKHLKVMGDSNLVVCQAKGIFSLKEPSLAPYRAMAQKMGEKFLAFEIEHAPRNKNQFTDALAALGSQIMFEGDNTRVVVSKREKSIIEVLKERFWEERCEGDWQIPIREALMKEEGAAELKALKDYALVRGELYSRMPGGALSKCVGQEEAQRKTKEVHDKTCRSCGEVSLYRRLQRAGPVNPPSRGYIWILVATEYFTKWAEAVPLRKATGGAVENFIKKNIIVRFGVPHKIISDNGTPFVNSDVRKMLEFYQVKHNRSSPYYPQGNGQAEATNKVLIKIISKMSQKYIKGWTMHLPDALWAYRKSPKSATGFSLFSLVYGTR; encoded by the exons ATGGGGGCACCCAAAGCGTTGAAAAGCCAGGCTATAGCAGATCTATTAGCACAGTTTCCAAGAGAAGAAGAATTCCTGCTGGACAATGAAGTTCCAGGGGAAGTAGCCATGGCAGAAGAGGTCAGAGAACAATGGGTAATGAAATTTGATGGGTCTTCTACCACCCAATCAGAGGGAGTGGGAGTAATTCTGTACCATGAAGAAGATAAGGCAGTAGCACTACCATTCAAACTGGAATTCCCCTGTTCAAACAACATGGCAGAATATGAAGCCTATCTAACCGGGTTGGCCACGGCTCTTGAAATGGGAGTCAAGCACTTGAAGGTGATGGGTGATTCGAACCTGGTGGTCTGCCAGGCCAAAGGAATCTTCTCCCTAAAAGAACCTAGCCTAGCCCCATACAGAGCAATGGCCCAGAAGATGGGGGAGAAATTTTTAGCCTTCGAAATAGAACATGCTCCGAGGAACAAAAACCAATTCACAGATGCATTGGCCGCACTAGGCTCGCAAATAATGTTCGAAGGGGATAACACCAGGGTAGTGGTCAGCAAGAGGGAAAAGTCCATTATTGAAGTGTTAAAGGAAAGATTCTGGGAGGAACGGTGCGAAGGGGATTGGCAGATCCCCATAAGGGAAGCCTTGATGAAAGAAGAAGGTGCTGCAGAACTGAAAGCGCTGAAAGACTACGCCCTGGTGAGAGGAGAACTATACAGCAGGATGCCTGGTGGGGCCTTGTCCAAATGCGTGGGGCAAGAGGAGGCCCAGAGAAAAACGAAAGAAGTACATGACAAGACTTGCAGATCCTGCGGGGAGGTCAGCCTTTACCGTAGACTTCAAAGGGCAG GACCAGTTAACCCACCATCACGTGGATACATATGGATACTAGTGGCTACGGAatacttcactaagtgggcAGAGGCAGTGCCACTCCGAAAAGCCACAGGAGGAGCAGTGGAAAACTTCATCAAGAAAAACATAATTGTGAGGTTTGGAGTGCCCCACAAGATTATCAGCGATAATGGCACACCGTTTGTCAACAGTGATGTAAGGAAAATGCTGGAGTTCTACCAAGTCAAGCACAATCGTTCATCGCCTTATTAccctcaaggaaatgggcaagcaGAGGCAACAAACAAGGTTCTCATAAAGATCATTAGTAAAATGAGCCAAAAGTACATAAAAGGATGGACAATGCACCTACCAGATGCCCTTTGGGCTTACAGAAAATCACCAAAGTCTGCCACAGGATTTTCACTCTTTTCCTTGGTATACGGGACAAGGTAG